TTTCACTATTATACCATTCATAAGAAGGAATATAATAGGACAAGTGCTCTCTTTTGACGCCCGCGCCTTCCAGTGCTTTCAGGTTTGCTTTAAGATCAGCGACAAAAGAGTCACGTTTGACCAAAAGCACCTCCCTACTCCCCCAGTCACTCACCAGAATATGTTTATCCGAATGCCCCGAAATCCAATGCCCATCGCTTAACATCTGACGGACATACGGCTTAAAACCTGGAGTTCTGAGATAATCGCCTGTCAGGAAAAAAGAGCCTTTAACGCCATTATGCTTTAGACTTGCTAATACCTCAGCAGTACCCTCAGATAAATCATGACCGGTAAACACCAGAGCCACCTGCCGTTTTGTCGAGTCGCCCCGGACAATAGCTCCAAAAACATCCCGTGTTACTTTTTTCCGGCGGGCTCCTCCATAGCCTTACCCTCCTTTGAAGCCAACAGATAAATCAACGAAGCGGTACCATCCATTGTCGGCTCATTCGTACTATAATCTCCGTAGTCGTCATGATAGACCGCCAGATCACTTTGAAACTCCGCATAACTATCCGGATTATTCAACTTGATACCAATCAGATTGCGATACGTGGATGCCATAATAGGGCCATCAACTAA
The Sphingobacterium multivorum genome window above contains:
- a CDS encoding polysaccharide deacetylase family protein, translating into MFTGHDLSEGTAEVLASLKHNGVKGSFFLTGDYLRTPGFKPYVRQMLSDGHWISGHSDKHILVSDWGSREVLLVKRDSFVADLKANLKALEGAGVKREHLSYYIPSYEWYNSETVDWAKAVGLNSVNYTPGIRTAADYTYPEMGASYLSSTAILDNLWSHEARYGLNGFLILIHMGTDDRRKDKLYHHLDDIISILKGKGYQLVDVPDLLK